One genomic segment of Nitratidesulfovibrio sp. includes these proteins:
- a CDS encoding ATP-binding protein encodes MSAHSPAPSELAECGEVSMQTVRYAEDLAALYTVERAQRAELQAVNERLRAVIDSMADGMLTVDAAGRAVTVNTAACAMLDRSPAEVEGRPLVQLLGEAGTAAVLPGGGYRADASGSREPDGEPESNAYGPNMYGPNMYGQDMYGARVVELELPSPDGVARRVVRVATSPMRDGGRVLVLHDISMQRRVQHLKQDFLAIISHEMRTPLNGILGLGDVLLDEARRRGDSDAEELLGHLLQAARRMHAMVREVVRFAEVQGGRVEASDAPVEVDRVLAGVLEELSTFAAAQGVVLGPMPVGAAQVTVRGNAGLLRELFLHVVHNAIRFNRQGGMVTLRCRPPRGMAGTGAGAQGGPNGAGGADGSGCASREVLVEVADTGMGIGAQERERVFESFYQAQGYMTRNREGLGLGLTLARAIARLHGGDVTLSSEVGRGTTVAVRLPVCVSMHGMSARDAATG; translated from the coding sequence GTGTCCGCCCATTCTCCTGCGCCTTCGGAACTGGCCGAGTGCGGCGAAGTGTCCATGCAGACGGTGCGTTACGCCGAAGACCTGGCGGCGCTGTACACCGTGGAGCGGGCTCAGCGCGCCGAATTGCAGGCCGTCAACGAACGGTTGCGCGCAGTCATCGATTCCATGGCCGACGGCATGCTTACGGTGGACGCGGCGGGCAGGGCGGTTACCGTGAATACGGCGGCCTGCGCCATGCTGGACCGATCCCCGGCAGAGGTGGAGGGCCGCCCGCTGGTGCAACTGCTGGGCGAGGCGGGCACGGCGGCGGTGCTGCCGGGGGGTGGGTACCGGGCCGACGCCTCCGGAAGCAGGGAACCGGACGGGGAGCCCGAGTCGAATGCGTACGGGCCGAACATGTACGGGCCGAACATGTACGGGCAGGACATGTACGGGGCACGGGTGGTGGAACTGGAATTGCCCTCGCCCGACGGCGTGGCCCGGCGGGTGGTGCGGGTGGCCACCTCGCCCATGCGCGACGGTGGTCGGGTGCTGGTGCTGCACGACATCAGCATGCAACGCCGGGTGCAACACCTGAAGCAGGATTTTCTGGCCATCATCTCGCACGAGATGCGCACCCCGCTCAATGGCATTCTGGGGCTTGGCGACGTGCTGCTGGACGAGGCGCGCCGCCGGGGCGATTCCGATGCCGAGGAATTGCTGGGCCATCTGTTGCAGGCCGCGCGGCGCATGCACGCCATGGTGCGCGAGGTGGTGCGCTTCGCCGAGGTGCAGGGTGGTCGGGTGGAAGCGTCGGACGCGCCCGTGGAAGTGGACCGGGTACTGGCCGGGGTGCTGGAGGAACTTTCCACCTTTGCCGCCGCGCAGGGGGTGGTGCTGGGGCCCATGCCGGTGGGGGCCGCGCAGGTGACGGTGCGCGGCAACGCGGGGCTGCTGCGCGAACTGTTCCTGCACGTGGTGCACAATGCCATCCGCTTCAACAGGCAGGGGGGCATGGTGACCCTGCGCTGCCGTCCACCGCGCGGCATGGCCGGAACGGGGGCTGGCGCGCAGGGCGGACCGAACGGGGCGGGCGGGGCGGACGGGTCGGGCTGCGCGTCCCGCGAGGTGCTGGTGGAAGTGGCGGACACCGGCATGGGCATTGGCGCCCAGGAACGCGAACGAGTGTTCGAAAGCTTTTACCAGGCGCAGGGGTACATGACGCGCAACCGCGAAGGGCTGGGCCTCGGGCTTACCCTGGCCCGGGCCATCGCCCGCCTGCACGGGGGAGATGTGACCCTGTCCAGCGAGGTGGGCCGGGGTACCACGGTGGCGGTGCGTCTGCCCGTCTGCGTGAGCATGCATGGCATGTCCGCACGGGATGCGGCCACAGGCTGA
- a CDS encoding response regulator translates to MNAQPPLPHQPLLPLLLVDDEEGIRTVLALLLADMGCAVRTAASGAEALAMVRANPPAVVLTDVRMPGMDGIDLLRAVKAEFSGVEVLVLTGHGDMELAVSSLRHGAGDFLTKPVAPEALEVALDRARQRMALREALRRHTEELEQLVAQRSRELLHAERLAAVGETAAGLAHAIKNMAGGLEGAMFVLEKGLELNRRDYLEQGWRMVRDDVARVRDLAMRLLDMGRTAELAPRPCDPDGPLRDVARLLAPRAAAAGVTLAMQGGAGPDPVMLDPDAVHRCLMDLVVNAIEAFEEDDGMGVSATGASGAPATVADWMDASGGGTAEAFPDAARRVLLRSRRVALPDAAGGDAVSAEEAGAASVPGIEYVVEDNGPGFPEQAGPAGQAGSARSAGQAGQEQGGSAAPNGFAAFVSAKPGGSGVGLMATRKLAREMGGELELGPASHGRGVRAVLRVRAGE, encoded by the coding sequence ATGAACGCACAGCCGCCCCTGCCGCACCAGCCACTTCTGCCACTCTTGTTGGTCGATGACGAGGAAGGCATCCGCACCGTGCTGGCGCTGCTGCTGGCCGACATGGGCTGCGCGGTGCGCACGGCGGCCTCCGGGGCGGAGGCGCTGGCCATGGTCCGGGCGAATCCGCCCGCCGTGGTGCTGACCGACGTGCGCATGCCCGGCATGGACGGCATAGACCTGCTGCGCGCGGTGAAGGCGGAATTTTCCGGGGTGGAGGTGCTGGTGCTGACCGGCCACGGCGACATGGAGCTTGCCGTGTCCAGCCTGCGCCATGGGGCGGGCGACTTTCTGACCAAGCCGGTGGCCCCGGAGGCGCTGGAAGTGGCGCTGGACCGCGCCCGCCAGCGCATGGCCCTGCGCGAGGCCCTGCGCCGTCATACCGAGGAACTGGAACAACTGGTGGCCCAACGCTCCCGCGAACTGCTGCACGCAGAACGGTTGGCCGCCGTTGGGGAAACGGCTGCGGGCCTGGCCCACGCCATCAAGAACATGGCGGGCGGGCTGGAAGGGGCCATGTTCGTGCTGGAAAAGGGGCTGGAACTCAACCGGCGCGACTATCTGGAGCAGGGCTGGCGCATGGTGCGCGACGACGTGGCGCGGGTGCGCGACCTGGCCATGCGCCTGCTGGACATGGGGCGGACAGCGGAACTTGCCCCGCGCCCGTGCGACCCGGATGGCCCCCTGCGCGATGTGGCCCGGTTGCTGGCCCCGCGCGCGGCGGCGGCCGGGGTGACGCTGGCGATGCAGGGCGGGGCCGGGCCGGACCCGGTCATGCTGGACCCGGACGCGGTGCACCGCTGCCTGATGGATCTGGTGGTCAACGCCATCGAGGCATTCGAGGAGGATGACGGGATGGGTGTCTCGGCCACTGGCGCATCTGGTGCCCCAGCGACGGTTGCGGACTGGATGGATGCCAGCGGCGGCGGGACGGCAGAAGCCTTCCCGGATGCGGCCCGCCGGGTGCTCCTGCGCAGCCGCCGGGTGGCGTTGCCTGACGCTGCGGGCGGGGATGCCGTGTCAGCAGAGGAGGCTGGGGCGGCCAGCGTGCCCGGCATCGAATACGTGGTGGAGGACAACGGTCCCGGTTTTCCGGAACAGGCCGGGCCAGCCGGGCAGGCCGGGTCAGCCAGGTCAGCCGGGCAGGCCGGGCAGGAGCAGGGGGGCAGTGCAGCCCCGAACGGCTTTGCCGCCTTCGTTTCCGCCAAGCCGGGCGGCAGCGGCGTGGGCCTCATGGCCACGCGCAAGCTGGCCCGCGAAATGGGCGGCGAACTGGAACTTGGCCCCGCCTCGCACGGGCGCGGCGTGCGGGCTGTGCTGCGGGTGCGGGCAGGGGAATAG
- a CDS encoding ribbon-helix-helix protein, CopG family translates to MKPTSIRLDEATLASIDGMAQALGRSRAWIIQDALAKYLAHETWFHEEVRKGQADLAAGRAVTHGDVRDRLAALGVDLDRAVR, encoded by the coding sequence ATGAAGCCCACATCCATCCGGCTCGACGAAGCTACCCTTGCCTCCATCGACGGCATGGCCCAAGCCCTGGGCCGCAGCCGGGCGTGGATCATTCAGGACGCGCTGGCCAAGTACCTGGCCCACGAAACGTGGTTCCATGAAGAAGTCCGCAAGGGCCAGGCCGACCTTGCCGCCGGGCGCGCCGTTACGCACGGGGACGTCCGCGACCGCCTTGCCGCGCTTGGCGTTGACCTTGACCGGGCCGTCCGGTGA
- a CDS encoding PAS domain S-box protein, with protein sequence MTVGTGGTPHPGTGTGINAGTGSGAGMGAGSGSGPDPAGRPGKEGRGRRLRGLPGTSLAAKVVAGSGVALFLGVLVLSLGSIRYQREHLHDELAAGGDRLGTTIRLGARFAMMLNARDEINQIISDVSRQKDIVSIRIYNKEGVIKFSGNPDEVERRTNIRDEACAACHRTAQPRQWLALRERTRVFTDTDGRRLLGSLTPIMNEPGCSGEPCHFHPADKLVLGALEVVLSLQDAETEVLSFQTRVVTLAAAVFLLGATAVHLFMRRFLTRPVARLIEGTRAVARGEKVDLSDVRQQDEIGELAGAITRMDRDIAQKQAELNRQRDEYQRLFDQVPCSITVQDKNLRLLRYNRMFRENFTPKPGDFCFQAYKGRTGKCPNCAVEMTMQTGLAHCSEESGFHTDGSRAHWIVHTSPVFDAEGRVTAAMEMTLDITDRKELEEKLRRSELKYHAIFNHIPSAVFVLDQQSLEVVDCNSTAEKVYGWPRDEMKGRSFLDLFPPDERERYASQLRAFTVLNRARNVARDGRPFHVDIMLSPAEYLARQVLLVTTTDITERLEAEQKVIQAGKMATLGEMATGVAHELNQPLTVIKTAGGFLLRKVTRGEPIDPEILATMAREIDGHVDRASRIIGHMRDFGRRSDLALERVDINAVLQSATEFFSRQLSLRGIDIDWRLAESLPPVMAVSNRLEQVFINLLLNARDAIEDRSEKEPGAPRRITVETVGDDRRVTARVCDTGCGIPPALLPRIFEPFFTTKKVGKGTGLGLSISYGLVKEFGGSIQASNLAEGGACFTLYFPVTSGVADSSATTPATATTTATTTATTTTPATATTTTPGPGLPGEGGAA encoded by the coding sequence ATGACCGTCGGCACGGGCGGCACACCCCACCCCGGAACGGGCACGGGCATCAACGCCGGTACAGGTTCTGGCGCCGGGATGGGCGCCGGGTCCGGCTCGGGTCCCGATCCTGCCGGGCGCCCCGGCAAGGAGGGACGGGGGCGGCGCTTGCGTGGCCTGCCGGGCACCAGCCTGGCCGCCAAGGTGGTGGCGGGCAGCGGCGTGGCGTTGTTCCTGGGGGTGCTGGTGCTGTCGCTGGGCAGCATTCGTTATCAGCGCGAACACCTGCACGACGAACTGGCCGCCGGTGGCGACCGCCTGGGCACCACCATCCGTCTTGGCGCGCGTTTCGCCATGATGCTGAACGCCCGCGACGAGATCAACCAGATCATCAGCGACGTGTCCCGCCAGAAGGACATCGTCTCCATCCGCATCTACAACAAGGAAGGCGTCATCAAGTTCTCGGGCAACCCGGACGAGGTGGAACGCCGCACCAACATCCGCGATGAGGCCTGCGCCGCCTGTCATCGCACGGCCCAGCCCCGCCAGTGGCTGGCCCTGCGCGAGCGTACCCGCGTGTTCACCGACACGGATGGTCGCCGCCTGCTGGGCAGCCTTACCCCCATCATGAACGAACCCGGCTGTTCGGGTGAACCCTGCCACTTCCACCCGGCGGACAAGCTGGTGCTGGGCGCGCTGGAGGTGGTGCTTTCGTTGCAGGACGCGGAAACCGAGGTGCTGTCCTTCCAGACCCGGGTGGTCACCCTGGCGGCGGCGGTGTTCTTGCTGGGCGCCACGGCGGTGCACCTGTTCATGCGCCGCTTTCTGACGCGGCCCGTGGCCCGGCTGATCGAGGGCACCCGTGCCGTGGCGCGCGGCGAGAAGGTGGACCTTTCCGACGTGCGCCAGCAGGACGAGATCGGCGAACTGGCCGGGGCCATCACCCGCATGGATCGGGACATTGCCCAGAAGCAGGCGGAGCTGAACCGCCAGCGCGACGAATACCAGCGACTGTTCGACCAGGTGCCCTGCTCCATCACCGTGCAGGACAAGAATCTGCGGCTGTTGCGCTACAACCGCATGTTCCGCGAGAACTTCACGCCCAAACCCGGCGACTTCTGCTTTCAGGCCTACAAGGGGCGCACCGGCAAGTGCCCCAACTGTGCCGTGGAAATGACCATGCAGACCGGCCTTGCCCATTGCAGCGAGGAAAGCGGGTTTCACACCGACGGCAGCCGGGCGCACTGGATTGTGCACACCTCGCCCGTGTTCGATGCCGAAGGGCGGGTGACCGCGGCCATGGAAATGACCCTGGACATCACCGACCGCAAGGAACTGGAAGAAAAGCTGCGCCGTTCCGAACTCAAGTATCACGCCATCTTCAACCATATCCCCAGCGCCGTGTTCGTGCTGGACCAGCAGAGCCTGGAGGTGGTGGACTGCAACTCCACGGCGGAGAAGGTCTACGGCTGGCCGCGCGACGAGATGAAGGGCCGCTCGTTCCTGGACCTGTTTCCCCCGGACGAGCGCGAACGCTATGCCTCGCAGTTGCGGGCCTTTACCGTGCTGAACCGCGCCCGCAACGTGGCGCGTGACGGCAGGCCCTTTCACGTGGACATCATGCTTTCCCCGGCGGAATACCTGGCCCGGCAGGTGCTGCTGGTGACCACCACCGACATCACCGAACGGCTGGAGGCCGAGCAGAAGGTGATCCAGGCGGGCAAGATGGCCACCCTGGGCGAAATGGCCACCGGGGTAGCCCACGAACTGAACCAGCCGCTGACGGTCATCAAGACCGCCGGGGGCTTTCTGCTGCGCAAGGTGACGCGGGGCGAACCCATCGACCCGGAAATCCTGGCCACCATGGCTCGCGAGATCGACGGCCATGTGGACCGGGCCAGTCGCATCATCGGGCACATGCGTGACTTTGGCCGCCGGTCGGACCTGGCGCTTGAGCGGGTGGACATCAACGCGGTGCTGCAAAGCGCCACGGAATTCTTCAGCCGCCAGTTGTCGCTGCGCGGCATCGACATCGACTGGCGGCTGGCCGAGTCGCTGCCCCCGGTCATGGCCGTGTCCAACCGGCTGGAGCAGGTGTTCATCAACCTGCTGCTCAATGCCCGCGACGCCATAGAGGACCGCAGCGAGAAGGAACCGGGCGCGCCGCGCCGCATCACCGTGGAGACGGTGGGCGACGACCGGCGGGTGACGGCGCGGGTGTGCGACACCGGCTGCGGCATACCCCCGGCGCTGTTGCCGCGCATCTTCGAGCCGTTCTTTACCACCAAGAAGGTGGGCAAGGGCACGGGGTTGGGGTTGTCCATCAGTTACGGGCTGGTCAAGGAGTTCGGCGGGTCCATCCAGGCGTCCAACCTGGCGGAGGGCGGGGCGTGCTTCACCCTGTATTTTCCGGTGACTTCGGGGGTTGCGGACTCGTCCGCGACAACGCCCGCGACAGCGACCACGACAGCGACCACGACAGCGACCACGACAACGCCCGCGACAGCGACCACGACAACTCCGGGGCCGGGTTTGCCCGGTGAAGGCGGCGCGGCATGA
- a CDS encoding response regulator: MKRILIAEDQYEVRELVQATLRIGNYQILQAENGVQAVEIARLHRPDLILMDVMMPGEIDGLEATRRIRADPATAGCRIIMLTAKGQTQDREEGLRAGADDYFPKPFSPLALIRKIEEFLG, encoded by the coding sequence ATGAAGCGGATACTCATCGCAGAGGACCAGTACGAGGTGCGCGAACTGGTGCAGGCCACGCTGCGAATTGGCAATTACCAGATATTGCAGGCTGAAAACGGCGTGCAGGCGGTGGAGATTGCCCGTCTGCATCGGCCCGACCTGATCCTGATGGACGTGATGATGCCCGGAGAGATCGATGGGTTGGAGGCCACCCGGCGCATCCGGGCCGACCCGGCCACGGCGGGCTGCCGGATCATCATGCTGACCGCCAAGGGTCAGACCCAGGACCGCGAGGAAGGCTTGCGCGCCGGGGCCGACGATTACTTTCCCAAGCCGTTCAGCCCGCTGGCGCTGATTCGCAAGATAGAGGAATTCCTGGGATGA
- a CDS encoding Rrf2 family transcriptional regulator, producing the protein MRLLTNSRYGTRMMLDIAQHSRQGPVLMRDVARRLDVSQKYLEKISRSLKEAGLLVSQRGPNGGHRLGRSPDDISVGDVVRVLEGGAEMAGCGRDEEHCSHAPGCLTRMVWKECSRAMFDRLDAITFGELLRYVDQGVKFGDWCPGTAAEHRREAEQELRALAGLAEPSGPAGSIGSAESAELAGRAELVHSAESDGPEKSVPARGAISGGCPARMVPATPRVPMSVSEPCEPEGPVGLDGPDDAEGPGSPRAPRTRPIRVS; encoded by the coding sequence ATGCGTTTGCTGACCAACAGTCGCTACGGCACGCGGATGATGCTGGATATCGCCCAGCACAGCCGTCAGGGGCCGGTGCTGATGCGCGACGTGGCGCGCCGACTGGATGTATCGCAGAAGTATCTGGAAAAGATCAGCCGTTCGCTGAAAGAGGCGGGCCTGCTGGTGAGCCAGCGTGGGCCCAACGGCGGGCACCGCCTGGGGCGCTCGCCCGACGACATTTCCGTGGGCGACGTGGTGCGCGTGCTGGAAGGCGGGGCGGAAATGGCGGGCTGCGGCCGCGACGAGGAACACTGTTCCCATGCCCCCGGCTGCCTGACGCGCATGGTCTGGAAGGAGTGCAGCCGGGCCATGTTCGACCGGCTGGACGCCATCACCTTTGGCGAACTGCTGCGCTACGTGGACCAGGGGGTGAAGTTCGGCGACTGGTGCCCCGGCACTGCGGCCGAGCATCGCCGGGAGGCGGAACAGGAACTGCGCGCGCTGGCCGGGCTTGCGGAGCCGTCCGGTCCTGCGGGGTCCATTGGATCGGCGGAATCCGCGGAACTGGCGGGACGGGCAGAACTGGTGCACTCGGCGGAATCCGATGGGCCGGAAAAATCCGTGCCCGCAAGGGGGGCCATATCGGGCGGCTGCCCCGCCCGCATGGTGCCCGCAACGCCCCGCGTGCCGATGTCCGTATCGGAACCGTGCGAACCGGAAGGGCCAGTTGGTCTGGACGGGCCGGACGATGCGGAGGGCCCCGGCTCCCCGCGCGCCCCACGCACCCGGCCGATCCGCGTGTCCTGA
- a CDS encoding response regulator has product MGASILLVDDEEGIRTVLGISLADAGYDVTTAASGEEALARFAEHRPDIVLTDIKMPGLSGLDLLERLKAADPEVEVIMLTGHGDMDLAIQSLKRDATDFLTKPVNDDMLEVALRRAEERMSMRRRLRGYTENLEQMVRDQSARLVEAERQLAALQVMDGIASGIRSLCSALDDGGLFNELPCFVAVHNADLEIVSTNQLYKERLGHRIGSRSWEAYAGRGPGDRLCPVMRVLETGEGFRSNEVLLGRNGQEIPVIVNTAPIYGNDGEVELVLELSVDISEVRRLREDLRLTRERFRQLFDESPCYVAVMDRDFGVVEANRRYREDFGDPTGRRCHDAFAHRLAPCSGCPAGRTFDDGRPHQAETVVTARDGRQVNVLVWTAPLRDAEGAITEVMEMSTDITELRRLQDRLSQLGLLLGSTAHGIKGLLTALDGGVYRLGSGIARGDAARVQDSHQDIRHLVDRLRKMVLDLLYYAKNRELNWEVVVTRTFAEETATLVEAKATERGVRFVRDFTAAGVEADSTGNAETGAEVGKNTGTAQAGSAGSGGIADLGTFEADAGALSAALVNLLENGVEACAADNRKQDHVVTLRVRGTPEEVTFTIIDNGTGMDRETREKLFTLFFSSKGSAGTGIGLFVASQVVRQHGGHIAVASEPGEGSTFTVSLPRRLPEAVRRGDAQGEEQRASDA; this is encoded by the coding sequence ATGGGCGCATCGATCCTGCTGGTGGACGACGAGGAAGGTATCCGCACCGTGCTCGGCATATCCCTTGCCGACGCGGGCTACGACGTGACCACCGCTGCCAGCGGCGAAGAGGCCCTTGCCCGGTTTGCCGAGCACAGGCCCGACATCGTGCTCACCGACATCAAGATGCCCGGCCTGTCCGGGCTGGACCTGCTGGAACGCCTGAAGGCCGCCGACCCGGAGGTGGAGGTCATCATGCTCACGGGCCACGGCGACATGGATCTCGCCATCCAGAGCCTGAAGCGCGACGCCACCGACTTTCTCACCAAGCCCGTCAACGACGACATGCTGGAAGTGGCCCTGCGCCGCGCCGAGGAACGCATGTCCATGCGCCGCCGCCTGCGCGGGTACACCGAAAACCTGGAACAGATGGTGCGCGACCAGTCGGCCCGGCTGGTGGAGGCGGAACGCCAGTTGGCCGCGTTGCAGGTCATGGACGGCATCGCCAGCGGCATCCGTTCCTTGTGCAGCGCGCTGGACGACGGCGGGCTGTTCAACGAACTGCCCTGCTTCGTGGCCGTGCACAATGCCGACCTCGAAATCGTCTCCACCAACCAGTTGTACAAGGAACGCCTGGGCCACCGCATCGGCAGCCGCAGTTGGGAGGCCTACGCCGGGCGCGGCCCCGGCGACCGGCTGTGCCCGGTGATGCGCGTGCTGGAAACGGGCGAGGGCTTTCGCTCGAACGAGGTGCTGCTGGGCAGGAACGGGCAGGAAATCCCGGTCATCGTGAACACCGCGCCCATCTACGGCAACGACGGCGAGGTGGAACTGGTGCTGGAGCTTTCGGTGGACATCTCCGAGGTGCGCCGCCTGCGTGAAGACCTGCGCCTGACCCGCGAACGGTTCCGCCAGTTGTTCGACGAATCGCCCTGCTACGTGGCGGTGATGGACCGCGACTTCGGCGTGGTGGAAGCCAACCGCAGATACCGCGAGGATTTCGGCGACCCCACGGGCCGCCGCTGCCACGACGCCTTTGCCCACCGCCTGGCCCCCTGTTCCGGCTGCCCCGCCGGGCGCACCTTTGACGACGGGCGTCCCCATCAGGCGGAAACCGTGGTCACCGCACGCGACGGGCGGCAGGTGAACGTGCTGGTGTGGACAGCCCCCCTGCGCGACGCGGAGGGCGCCATCACCGAAGTGATGGAAATGTCCACGGACATTACCGAACTGCGCCGTTTGCAGGACCGGCTTTCGCAACTGGGGCTGCTGCTGGGTTCCACGGCGCATGGCATCAAGGGGCTGCTCACCGCGCTGGACGGCGGGGTGTACCGCCTTGGCAGCGGCATCGCGCGCGGCGACGCGGCGCGGGTGCAGGACAGCCACCAGGACATCCGCCACCTGGTGGACCGGCTGCGCAAAATGGTGCTGGACCTTTTGTACTACGCCAAGAACCGCGAGCTGAACTGGGAAGTGGTGGTCACCCGCACCTTTGCCGAGGAAACCGCCACCCTGGTGGAAGCCAAGGCCACGGAACGCGGGGTGCGCTTTGTGCGGGACTTTACGGCAGCAGGGGTGGAAGCAGACAGCACGGGGAACGCGGAAACGGGGGCGGAGGTCGGCAAGAACACGGGTACGGCTCAGGCCGGATCAGCGGGAAGCGGTGGTATCGCGGACCTCGGCACCTTCGAGGCGGACGCCGGGGCGCTGTCAGCCGCACTGGTGAACCTGCTGGAAAACGGGGTGGAAGCCTGCGCGGCGGACAACCGCAAGCAGGACCACGTCGTCACCTTACGGGTGCGCGGCACGCCGGAAGAGGTGACCTTCACCATCATCGACAACGGCACCGGCATGGACCGCGAGACCCGCGAAAAGCTGTTTACCCTGTTCTTCTCGTCCAAAGGCAGCGCCGGGACGGGCATCGGCCTGTTCGTGGCCAGCCAGGTGGTACGGCAGCATGGCGGGCACATTGCCGTGGCCTCGGAACCCGGCGAGGGCAGCACCTTCACCGTCTCCTTGCCGCGCCGTCTGCCGGAAGCGGTGCGGCGGGGTGATGCACAGGGGGAAGAACAACGCGCCAGCGACGCATGA
- a CDS encoding type II toxin-antitoxin system RelE/ParE family toxin, with protein MIRWAESAADDLMEAVRFIRQDSPEAASSVAARIVAAVESLAALPARGKPGRVAGTRELRLADLPYVIVYAATGTNDIEVIRVLHTRRAWPTA; from the coding sequence GTGATCCGCTGGGCGGAATCCGCCGCTGACGACCTGATGGAAGCGGTACGCTTCATCCGGCAGGATTCGCCGGAGGCCGCGTCTTCCGTGGCCGCGCGCATCGTCGCCGCCGTGGAGTCGCTGGCCGCGCTGCCCGCGCGGGGCAAGCCCGGACGCGTGGCGGGCACCCGCGAACTGCGCCTTGCCGACCTGCCCTATGTCATCGTGTACGCCGCCACCGGAACCAACGACATCGAGGTCATCCGCGTGCTGCACACCCGCAGGGCGTGGCCCACTGCCTAA
- a CDS encoding Rrf2 family transcriptional regulator has product MKLTARTRYAARVLVALAVHGTGGPLTTTALSRYTDISVQFLEQILKDLRRAGLTASARGAMGGHRLALPPGRITLGTVVRLMEGGIRIAEHCGLADTPGDRLTCLGWTRAADAVESALDSITLDDLANGQPDLTEHDPSHDGPPLADRPGV; this is encoded by the coding sequence ATGAAGCTTACCGCCAGAACGCGCTATGCGGCACGGGTGCTGGTGGCCCTTGCGGTGCATGGCACCGGAGGGCCGCTGACCACCACCGCGTTGTCGCGGTACACGGACATCAGCGTCCAGTTCCTGGAGCAGATTCTCAAGGATTTGCGGCGCGCCGGGCTTACAGCCAGCGCGCGGGGGGCCATGGGCGGCCACCGGCTTGCCCTGCCGCCCGGCAGGATCACCCTGGGTACGGTGGTGCGACTCATGGAGGGTGGCATCCGCATCGCGGAACATTGCGGCCTGGCCGACACCCCCGGCGACAGGCTGACCTGCCTTGGCTGGACGCGCGCCGCCGATGCCGTGGAATCCGCGCTGGATTCGATCACCCTGGATGATCTGGCCAACGGCCAGCCCGACCTGACGGAGCACGATCCATCCCACGATGGGCCCCCCCTCGCGGACAGGCCGGGTGTCTGA
- a CDS encoding HD domain-containing phosphohydrolase has product MTQDTTHDSRHPERKRLAEAAEDACSAMEETREQLHLAHGQLRAFADDLSRTVLDLRTSRAELERSYIDTLNRLTLAAAYKDDDTGDHIQRMAFYSEGIAAALGMHADGLRDLRVAAPMHDVGKIGTPDAILLKPGRLTPEEFAVMRQHALIGEKILAASSSRVVRIAAAIAGTHHERWDGSGYPRGLSGEGIPLEGRIVAVADVFDALTSKRPYKPAFGIDKALGIMREGRGTQFDPRPLDAFLDIVGDLWAARDGVSSHLPADKHAG; this is encoded by the coding sequence ATGACGCAGGATACCACGCACGACTCACGGCATCCCGAACGAAAACGCCTTGCCGAGGCGGCGGAAGACGCCTGTTCGGCCATGGAGGAAACGCGCGAGCAACTGCACCTGGCCCACGGCCAGTTGCGCGCCTTCGCGGACGACCTGAGCCGCACCGTGCTCGACCTGCGCACCTCGCGCGCCGAGTTGGAGCGCTCGTACATCGACACCCTGAACCGGCTCACCCTGGCAGCCGCCTACAAGGACGACGACACCGGCGACCACATCCAGCGCATGGCCTTCTACAGTGAGGGTATCGCCGCCGCGCTGGGCATGCACGCCGACGGGCTGCGCGACCTGCGCGTGGCCGCCCCCATGCACGACGTGGGAAAGATAGGCACGCCCGACGCCATCCTGCTGAAGCCGGGCAGGCTCACGCCGGAGGAATTCGCGGTCATGCGGCAGCATGCCCTCATCGGCGAAAAGATCCTGGCGGCCTCGTCGTCCCGGGTGGTGCGCATTGCCGCCGCCATCGCGGGCACCCACCACGAACGCTGGGACGGCAGCGGCTACCCGCGAGGTCTTTCGGGCGAGGGAATTCCGCTCGAAGGGCGCATCGTGGCCGTGGCCGACGTGTTCGACGCGCTGACCAGCAAGCGGCCCTACAAGCCCGCCTTCGGAATCGACAAGGCCCTCGGCATCATGCGCGAGGGGCGGGGCACCCAGTTCGATCCCCGGCCGCTGGACGCCTTCCTGGACATCGTGGGGGACCTGTGGGCCGCGCGGGATGGGGTAAGCTCCCACCTGCCTGCCGACAAGCATGCCGGATGA